The region CATGATCACGATTCGGGCGGCCTCAGGTCGCGACTCGCGGGCTTCCAGACGGCGACTCGCGGAGCCGCAGAGCCCGACTCACGGGCCCCAGGCCCCGACTCGCCTCGTCCTGAACCCCGGCTCGCGGGGCTTCAGAGCGCGACTCGCCTGGTCCTGAGCCCCGACTCGCGGGGCCTCAGAGCGCGGCGCCCCAGGTCCCGACTCGCCGGTCAGGTGGGGACGGGGGCGGTGCGGGAGAGGGCGTGCTCCACGAGCCTCACCAGCAGCGCGAGGCCCGAGGAGGCCTCGCGGGCGTCGATCCACTGCACCGGGGTCTCCGGACTGAGCGCGAGTGCGTCCCGGACGGCCTCCTCGTCGTGGTCGTTCGCACCCGGGAACGTGTTGACCCCGATGACGTACGGGATCCGGCGGTTCTCGAAGTAGTCGATCGCGGGGAAGCATTCGTCGACCCGGCGCAGGTCGACCAGGACGAGCGCGCCGACGGATCCCCGGGACAGCTCGTCCCACATGAACCAGAACCGCGACTGCCCGGGCGTGCCGAACAGGTAGAGGATCAGCGAGTCGTCGACCGTGATCCGGCCGAAGTCCATCGCGACCGTGGTCGTCCGCTTGTCCGGCACCGCGCGGGTGTCGTCCACGCCGACCGACGTCTCGGTCATCTGCTGCTCGGTGAGCAGCGGCTCGATCTCCGACAGCGCGCGGACCAGCGTCGTCTTGCCGACGCCGAATCCGCCCGCCACCAGGATCTTCAACGGGTAGAGCTCAGACCGATCGCGCACGAAGCCCCTCCAACAACCTCTCCAGGATCTCCGGCCCCGGCGTGC is a window of Pseudonocardia sp. T1-2H DNA encoding:
- a CDS encoding GTP-binding protein — translated: MRDRSELYPLKILVAGGFGVGKTTLVRALSEIEPLLTEQQMTETSVGVDDTRAVPDKRTTTVAMDFGRITVDDSLILYLFGTPGQSRFWFMWDELSRGSVGALVLVDLRRVDECFPAIDYFENRRIPYVIGVNTFPGANDHDEEAVRDALALSPETPVQWIDAREASSGLALLVRLVEHALSRTAPVPT